The following coding sequences lie in one Phalacrocorax carbo chromosome 3, bPhaCar2.1, whole genome shotgun sequence genomic window:
- the LOC135312794 gene encoding centrosomal protein of 170 kDa protein B-like yields MPHPLTLSPLPAAFVFLESSQPSRTHCPVHPEMDAVYELARQMDVVIKDLKRYLDRHSLETSEDSDSSWTTVTASEVESCSSVSLSPSRADSHNSIMASAASSSTEESLSPLSGDSRTKITASDVGCSSREPLPTLVGGEDMAHASTAQLGLGHPSTDLEEQPGPATRPPCSEEVLSCLKASSVQQQQRDLEVQLGAPVLPPEVPDVHPRETETPIAHHRGQDTLEGLIPEPKLEQELGLAANVDESLQDVPAAAPPSPRQREERDVMVVPIVQDLPFLDEAVKRQLERHIVKKKIQRRYGLPTRVLEYEKSFEDLILGQTAQQPPAPQRHTGLPYRSPFQRWDRHVRTRKTAGQPPGPQEESAGPVDTWPRGMQAPVHSGPAAFLGAAREMPLEDGETPPCKREHGGTDRSSSNITASRETLLVTHGKEKVPGTQGHVHSPSPSDQAEQAPPQGEGAPREQAGRVSESPSTSCRNMGPPELLLEKSVPMGEADRSLEGRHSSREDLRKSELPSDLTAPPRSSSPPQAQCSSSKKTPSALPLSPDSAGTSHQIPHLEELLSALARYYRASQAAEDLEKQLMDQWLEQTPGKAGHPRTDPPAELLGALQGHSHRGAERGKGSAQGRAGSRKVCPTFSKAPCQGQKRAAAGQQSQWVHVSGSPVHNALFQHRWLLPRHAPA; encoded by the exons ATGCCCCATCCGCTCACCctgtctcctctgcctgcagcctttGTCTTCCTGGAGTCTTCACAGCCCTCGAGGACACA CTGCCCCGTACACCCGGAGATGGATGCCGTGTACGAGCTAGCCCGTCAGATGGACGTGGTCATCAAGGACCTAAAGAGATACCTGGATAG GCACAGCTTGGAGACATCTGAGGACAGCGACAGCTCCTGGACTACCGTCACGGCCAGTGAAGTTGAGTCCTGTTCAAGCGTCTCTCTGTCCCCTTCGAGAGCAGATTCCCACAATTCCATCATGGCGAGCGCAGCCAGCTCATCTACAGAGGAGTCTCTGTCCCCTTTGAGTGGTGACTCCAGGACTAAAATCACGGCGAGCGATGTTGGCTGCTCTTCACGAGAGCCTCTCCCCACTCTTGTGGGTGGAGAAGACATGGCTCACGCATCCACTGCCCAGCTGGGCCTCGGGCATCCCAGCACCGACCTGGAGGAGCAGCCTGGCCCGGCAACTCGCCCACCCTGCAGCGAGGAAGTGCTCAGCTGCCTCAAGGCCAGCAGCGTGCAGCAGCAACAGCGAGATCTCGAGGTCCAGCTGGGTGCTCCCGTTCTGCCTCCAGAGGTGCCCGACGTCCACCCCAGGGAAACTGAGACACCTATCGCACACCACAGAGGCCAGGACACCTTGGAGGGCCTCATCCCAGAACCCAaactggagcaggagctgggcctGGCAGCCAATGTGGATGAGTCTCTGCAGGATGTTCCAGCCGCAGCCCCGCCATCACCTCGGCAACGAGAAGAGCGTGATGTGATGGTAGTTCCCATCgtgcaggacctgcctttcctggaTGAGGctgtgaaaaggcagctggagcGTCACATTGTAAAAAAGAAGATCCAGAGACGCTATGGGCTGCCAACCAGGGTGCTGGAATACGAAAAGAGCTTTGAAGACCTCATCCTAGGGCAAACAGCCCAGCAGCCTCCCGCTCCACAGAGGCACACTGGTCTGCCCTACCGCTCTCCCTTCCAGCGCTGGGACAGGCACGTTCGGACCAGGAAGACAGCAGGACAGCCCCCTGGCCCGCAGGAAGAGTCTGCAGGCCCTGTGGACACATGGCCACGAGGGATGCAGGCTCCAGTCCACTCTGGGCCAGCAGCGTTCCTGGGAGCGGCACGAGAGATGCCCCTGGAGGACGGGGAGACACCCCCATGCAAAAGGGAGCATGGCGGAACAGaccgcagcagcagcaatatCACAGCCAGCAGGGAGACCCTGCTGGTCAcccatgggaaggagaaggTCCCTGGGACACAAGGCCATGTGCACAGTCCATCCCCTTCTgaccaggcagagcaggcaccgCCACAGGGTGAAGGTGCTCCCCGGGAGCAAGCAGGCCGGGTGTCGGAgagccccagcacctcctgcagaAACATGGGGCCACCAGAGCTGCTGTTGGAGAAGAGTGTCCCCATGGGAGAAGCAGACCGCTCCCTGGAAGGCCGGCACAGCTCCAGGGAGGACCTGCGGAAATCTGAGCTCCCATCAGACTTGACAGCTCCTCCAAGGAGCAGCAGTCCCCCGCAGGCACAATGCTCCTCCAGCAAGAAGACACCCTCAGCTTTGCCACTGTCTCCAGATTCTGCGGGCACCAGCCATCAGATCCCCCATCTGGAAGAGCTCCTCTCAGCCCTTGCTCGTTACTACAGGGCCAGCCAAGCTGCTGAAGACTTGGAGAAGCAGCTCATGGATCAATGGCTGGAGCAGACCCCTGGCAAAGCGGGGCACCCAAGGACAGACCCACCAGCGGAGCTCCTTGGTGCCTTGCAGGGCCACAGCCATAGAGGAGCAGAGCGGGGCAAGGGAAGcgcccagggcagagctggctccAGGAAAGTCTGCCCCACATTCAGCAAAGCCCCATGCCAGGGCCAGAagagggctgctgctggccagcaaTCGCAGTGGGTCCATGTGTCTGGGTCCCCTGTACACAACGCTCTGTTTCAGCACAGGTGGCTTCTGCCGCGGCATGCTCCCGCGTGA